One genomic region from Manis pentadactyla isolate mManPen7 chromosome 12, mManPen7.hap1, whole genome shotgun sequence encodes:
- the LOC130679842 gene encoding uncharacterized protein LOC130679842, which translates to MTSLCLLILLSSLGTPIQGVLRWGILSAFPKPMPVRFNAAVFPRFFTSNSSINLPYLAKDTMTAPLGENRSFVTDGSLCFTTKNLTNCISLKQRKYGWFSDPITGIVLGGPENLTIPQNVLWINGTFVDPPGGLNSTTSLRQPKYAPHCLGDYEGEPWPWTDCQSATVTWADTHQRFTISPDMTEGRSWGTAMIKDSNYSQPMNRNPFHKWMLCGINGSCTDLSPLSALLGGGKGVSYNMTYQCYTDVKSSSPTTRFCSPVNSTQGAPKLPFPPAPVCLSPPFLFILSNDGFNSCSNTSCFLSQCWDALNFTNALIARIPRWVPVPVDAPNTMTLFREKRDFGATAAIVLLISITAVAATAAGIALDTSIKTATELNNLAESVSSALDHQSTLDGKLKGGIMVLNQRVDLVEEQLDVLWQLAQLGCERKFRALCITSIQYKNFTRAANLSRSLSQYLSGNWFQDFDGALEELRREIIHINSTRLDISVAEGLSSWFHRALSHVKEWAVMAGMSVFMLGGLMLLLWLFVMQAPCPT; encoded by the coding sequence atgacctctctgtgcctactgatcctgctctcgtcgctgggaaccccgattcagggagtactgagatggggaatattgtctgCCTTTCCTAAGCCCATGCCCGTCCGCTTCAATGCAGCGGTTTTTCCACGTTTTTTTACTTCCAACTCTAGCATAAATCTGCCATACctggcaaaagacaccatgacAGCTCCTTTGGGAGAAAACCGATCCTTTGTAACCGACGGATCATTATGTTTCACCACTAAGAATCTAACCAACTGTATCTCCCTAAAGCAGAGAAAATATGGCTGGTTCAGTGATCCGATAACGGGGATCGTGCTTGGGGGGCCCGAGAACCTAACGATCCCCCAGAATGTTCTCTGGATCAATGGAACATTTGTAGACCCTCCCGGAGGCCTTAACTCAACCACCAGCCTCCGTCAACCCAAATATGCTCCCCACTGCTTAGGTGATTATGAGGGAGAACCATGGCCCTGGACAGACTGCCAGTCAGCTACAGTGACTTGGGCAGACACACACCAGAGGTTCACTATCTCCCCAGATATGACCGAAGGTAGAAGTTGGGGAACAGCAATGATAAAAGATAGCAATTACTCCCAGCCTATGAACAGGAATCCTTTTCACAAATGGATGCTGTGTGGCATTAATGGCTCTTGTACAGACCTGTCCCCACTATCCGCCCTTTTGGGTGGAGGAAAAGGCGTCAGCTACAACATGACCTATCAGTGCTATACTGATGTGAAATCCTCAAGCCCTACCACTCGTTTCTGTTCCCCGGTCAATTCTACACAGGGAGCCCCCAAGCTCCCCTTCCCACCAGCTCCAGTATGCCTTTCCCCCCCATTCCTGTTTATCTTGTCCAATGATGGTTTTAACTCCTGTTCCAATACCTCCTGTTTTCTGTCTCAGTGCTGGGATGCACTTAACTTTACCAATGCCTTAATAGCCCGTATTCCTCGTTGGGTCCCCGTCCCAGTAGACGCACCTAATACCATGACACTGTTTCGAGAGAAACGCGACTTCGGTGCTACAGCCGCTATAGTGCTTCTAATCTCCATAACCGCAGTTGCAGCCACCGCAGCTGGCATAGCTTTAGACACCTCTATCAAAACAGCTACAGAACTCAATAACCTTGCGGAATCAGTATCCTCTGCCCTTGACCATCAGTCCACGCTTGATGGCAAGCTGAAAGGAGGAataatggtcctcaatcagcgagtagatctagtggaagagcaactagatgtgctctggcagttagcccaattgggatgtgagcgaaaatttcgcgctctctgcattactagcatacaatataaaaactttacgcgagcagctaatctgtcacgaagcctgtcccagtatctttcaggaaactggttcCAAGACTTTGATGGAGCATTGGAAGAGCTACGGCGAGAAATAATccacatcaactccacccggctagatatctccgtagcagaaggactctcttcctggttccacagagctctctcccacgttAAAGAGTGGGCGGTCATGGCTGGGATGagtgtattcatgcttggaggtctcatgctcctactctggttgttTGTTATGCAGGCTCCGTGCCCGACATAG